Proteins co-encoded in one Garra rufa chromosome 7, GarRuf1.0, whole genome shotgun sequence genomic window:
- the LOC141337962 gene encoding uncharacterized protein, translating into MPHGFILFCLYFSHLVVGVFVAETNVVKNVSVMEGDSVTLKTDKHGYDKIEWRFGEERIARIKGVNGTHYDEVWRFKGRLQLDHTGSLTIRNTTTEHTGVYHLSMKVGNAELTKNYRVTVYAPLPIPVIFIDTLQSSSSSERSSRIFLCSVVNVSGVSLSWYKGNSLLSNISESDFSISLSLPLEVEYQDKNTYSCVLNNPIRNQTQHLTNTELYWLASDSVHYCGTAEAVIRLVISALIGMAAVAAIVVLGYDIKSRTEEKRTDINLRQRSVRY; encoded by the exons ATGCCCCACGGGtttattttgttctgtttgtATTTTTCTCATCTGGTTGTTG GTGTGTTTGTTGCTGAGACAAATGTAGTGAAGAATGTGTCAGTAATGGAAGGAGATTCTGTCACTCTAAAGACTGATAAACATGGATATGACAAGATAGAATGGAGGTTTGGAGAGGAGCGAATCGCCAGAATCAAGGGAGTGAACGGTACACATTATGATGAGGTTTGGAGATTCAAAGGCCGATTACAGCTGGATCACACCGGATCTCTCACCATTCGAAACACCACAACTGAACACACTGGAGTTTATCATCTAAGTATGAAGGTTGGAAATGCGGAGTTAACCAAGAATTACAGAGTTACTGTGTATG CTCCTCTGCCCATTCCAGTAATCTTCATCGACACTTTACAATCTTCTTCATCTTCTGAAAGATCATCGAGGATCTTTctgtgttcagtggtgaatgtgagtGGTGTGagtctctcctggtacaaaggaaacagtttgCTGTCCAACATTAGTGAGTCTGAtttcagcatcagtctctctctgcctctggaggtggaatatcaggataaaaacacATACAGCTGTGTGCTGAACAACCCCATCAGAAACCAGACTCAGCATCTCACCAACACTGAACTCTACTGGTTAGCTTCAG actCTGTCCACTATTGTGGCACTGCTGAAGCTGTGATCCGATTGGTCATCTCAGCTTTGATAGGCATGGCTGCAGTGGCTGCCATTGTTGTTCTGGGTTATGACATCAAATCCAGAACAGAAGAGAAGAGAACAGACATCAACTTAAGACAACGATCAGTCAGATATTGA